In the Gasterosteus aculeatus chromosome X, fGasAcu3.hap1.1, whole genome shotgun sequence genome, one interval contains:
- the LOC120808598 gene encoding troponin I, fast skeletal muscle, with translation MSEKKMNSSRRHHLKSLILQIAQKWLDQEKAEDVAAKEAYMAENCPPPPMSGDQNTLMEYCKKLHAMIDKIDEERYDVESKVQKADKEIQDLNIKVVDLRGVKKPALKKVRMSADTMLKALLGSKHTVNMDLRANLKQVKKEVKEEPTEAAGDWRKNIEDKADRKKMFETS, from the exons ATGTCTGA GAAGAAGATGAATTCCAGCCGCAGGCATCACCTGAAG agtcTGATCCTGCAGATTGCTCAGAAGTGGCTGGATCAGGAGAAGGCCGAAGACGTGGCGGCCAAAGAGGCCTACATGGCCGAaaactgcccccctcccccgatgAGTGGAGACCAGAACACTCtgatg GAATACTGCAAGAAGCTTCACGCCATGATTGATAAGATCGACGAGGAGCGGTACGACGTCGAGTCCAAAGTGCAGAAAGCAGACAAAgag ATCCAGGACCTGAACATCAAGGTGGTGGACCTGAGGGGGGTAAAGAAGCCGGCCCTGAAGAAGGTGCGCATGTCAGCTGACACCATGCTGAAGGCCCTGCTGGGCTCCAAGCACACGGTCAACATGGACCTGAGGGCCAACCTGAAGCAGGTCAAGAAGGAGGTCAAGGAGGAG CCGACAGAAGCCGCTGGGGACTGGAGGAAAAACATCGAGGACAAGGCTGACAGGAAGAAGATGTTCGAGACCTCCTAG